Genomic window (Salinibacterium sp. M195):
CGCGCAGACACCTCCTGGAAGCATCATCGGCGTACTGCTGTCGGTAGTGTTCTCGGCTGCTGTTTCGTTCGCTGTCGCTGCGGTGATCATCCGTGCCGGCCGTAAGCGTGACCTTGAGGCCATGGCCAATGGTGACGACGCACTCGCTGCTGCTGTTGCCAAGAATGCAGCCAACAAGGGAAAGGACAGCTCAGTAGGCGACCTGCTCGGAACCGGTGCTGCTGCTGCTGGCTCAACCGCTGGTGCCGCAACTGCCACGAAGATCCAGAACGTTGTGTTTGCGTGTGACGCAGGCATGGGATCCAGTGCCATGGGGGCTACGGTTCTCCGTAATAAGCTCAAGAAGGCTGGCGTTGAAGGTATCAATGTGACGAACAAAGCAATCGCGAATCTAGATGGGTCTGAAGATCTCATCATTACTCAAGACCAGCTGACGGAGCGCGCGACGGAGAAAGTTCCCGGCGCGATCCATGTTTCCGTTGATAACTTCATGAACAGTCCGAAATACGATGAAGTCGTCGACATGGTTAGCAAGTAAGTAAGAGGAGACATCATGAGCAAGGTACTCGAGCTAAGTCAGATCAAAGCAGCTGGCACTGCACGCACCAAAGAGGAAGCAATCGCTGAAGCGGCTGACATTCTCATTGCTGCGGGGGCGGTAACGCCCGAGTACCTTGACTTCATGAAGGCCCGTGAAGAGATGACATCAACATTCATGGGCAACTTCTTGGCAATTCCGCACGGCACGAACGAGGGCAAAGATACGATCTTGTCATCAGCGCTCTCGTTCGTGCGGTACGCGGATCCCCTCGATTGGGATGGCAACGAGGTTCGCTTCGTTGTCGGAATCGCTGGCAAAGACGGTGGACACATGGACACCCTGGCTGGTGTCGCCACAATCTTCAGCGACAACGACGAAGTGCAGAAGCTGGTCGACGCTTCCGACGAAGAAGAGTTGCTCTCGCTGCTCGCTGAATTGAACAACGCATGAAGGCCGTACACTTCGGAGCCGGAAATATCGGCCGTGGCTTCGTCGGACTAATCCTGCACAAGGCCGGTTACGAGATCGTGTTTGCGGATGTCGCGGCCGAACTTATCGACAGCCTTGCGGCTGCCGATAGCTACCAGGTGCACGAGGTGGGAGCTGAGCCTCGCACCGAAACAGTCAACAACTTCCGCGCTCTCAATAGCGCGAGCAATGAAGCTGACGTGATCGCAGAGATCGCCACCGCTGACATGGTGACAACTGCTGTCGGCCCTAACATCCTCAAATTCGTCGCACCGTTGATAGCGAAGGCCATCAAAGACCGTGCAGACGACCTTCCGCCGCTGCAAGTTCTCGCCTGCGAGAACGCTCTTTATGCGACGAATAACTTGCGTACTGAGGTTGCAGTCGCGGTCGATGCTGAAACGCTCGCCGCGAAAGCGATCTTCGCGAATACGGCGGTTGACCGCATCGTCCCGGCTCAAGATAGTGCCGCTGGTCTCGACGTCACTGTCGAAGACTTCTTTGAGTGGGCGATCGAGAGCGCACCTTTCGGAGAGAACATTCCCGAGATCGCCGACGTACACTTCGTGGCTGACCTTGAGCCCTACATCGAGCGCAAACTCTTTACGGTCAACACCGGGCATGCGACGCTCGCCTATCACGGTCGAAATCACGGCGCGAGCACACTCGCGGAGGCAATGGGCATCACGGTTGTTGCGAACGAGGTAGATGCCGTTCTTGCCGAGACCAGCGCAATGCTGATTGCCAAGCACGGTTTCGATGCCGCCGACCATGCCGCTTACGTTGCGACGTGTGTTCGGCGCTTCAGCAACCCGCACCTTCCTGACACCCCTGAGCGTGTTGGACGCAGTCCACTTCGCAAGTTGTCCCGCAATGAGCGTTTCATAAGCCCTGCTAGTGAGCTCGCGGCAGCCGGCACAACGCCGACCGCTCTGTTGCGTGCTGTCGGTGCAGCTCTGCAGTTCGACGTGCCGGAGGACCCGGAAAGTGTGCGGATGCTCGAGCTTCGGTCATCACTCACAGCAGCGGAGTTTGTCACCCAGGTAATGGGCATAGGCGAGGGCGATGCCCTCTTTGCGGCTGCTGTCGAAACAGTAGAGGCGCAATCTTAGCCCCAACTTGGCGAAACGCCCGGGATTAGCGTAGGCTTGATCTTTGGTGTTTCAGGACGATTTTTTCGTGCCTAGATTTTTTCGAAAGTCACTCACCACATCCACGCAGACCAGCGAACTCCACTTATAGCGACGAAGAGGCTATGGCCAAAAAAGACGGTGTCATTGAGATTGAAGGAGCAGTAGTTGAAGCTCTGCCCAACGCGATGTTTCGTGTTGAGTTGAGTAACGGCCACGTAGTGCTCGCTCATATCTCCGGCAAAATGCGACAGAACTACATCCGAATCCTTCCGGAGGACCGTGTGGTTGTAGAGCTGAGCCCCTATGACCTGACTCGCGGTCGGATCACCTACCGCTACAAGTAGAGATCGCCGGAAAGTAACGTCCGCTCTTCCTTTGCAGGATTAGTGGAACGATGACAGCGATTCACAAGGAAAAACTATGAAGGTAGCACCCAGCGTCAAGCCCATGTGTGACCACTGCCGCGTAATTCGCCGCAACGGTCGCGTCATGATCATCTGCAAGGCGAACCCGCGTCACAAGCAACGCCAAGGCTAAAGCCTTCGCGAGCGGATCGTATGCGGTGAGCAATCACCGCACTACGCAGATTCACAACTGAATACTCAGAACTAGCAACACCAGATCCAGAACTTACGTAAGTAGGGGCGGGGGACACCACCGGTTGGAGGCCGGTGCACAGGTGCTGTTACAGACCTCCACTCATTAACAGGAGAAGCCACTATGGCACGTCTAGCCGGCGTCGACATCCCACGCGACAAGCGTGTAGAGGTCGCACTGACTTACATTTACGGTGTTGGCCGCACGAGGGCACTCAAAACCCTCGCCGACACACAAATCAGCGGAGAAATTCGCGTTCACGATCTGACCGATGACCAGCTCATCGTTCTTCGTGACTACATCGAAGGAAACTTCCAAGTAGAAGGTGACCTCCGCCGTGAGGTCGCAGCAGACATTCGCCGCAAGGTTGAAATCGGCAGCTACCAGGGTATCCGTCACCGTAAGGGACTGCCCGTTCACGGACAGCGCACGAAGACCAACGCTCGTACCCGCAAGGGCCCGAAGCGCACCGTAGCCGGCAAGAAGAAGGCCCGATAGACCCTGGGTTCATTCCCAGCGTCGTCGCCATCAAAGTTTTAGGAGAAAACAATGGCAGCACCAAAATCGGCCGCTCGTAAGCCGCGTCGTAAAGAGAAGAAGAACATTGCAGTGGGCCAGGCTCACATCAAGTCAACGTTCAACAACACCATCGTGACCATCACTGACCCCACCGGCGCTGTTCTTGCCTGGTCGTCGTCAGGTGTCGTCGGTTTCAAGGGATCGCGTAAGTCGACCCCTTACGCCGCACAGATGTCTGCTGAGTCGGCTGCACGCCAGGCTCAGGAGCACGGTGTCAAGAAGGTTGACGTTTTCGTCAAGGGACCGGGTTCAGGTCGCGAAACAGCGATTCGTTCGCTGCAGGCCGCTGGCCTCGAAGTGGGTTCGATCAACGACGTAACACCGCAGACGCACAATGGTTGCCGTCCGCCCAAGCGTCGTCGCGTTTAGTTTCACGCCGTACTAACCGGGCAACCGGCTAGTGCTGGCGTCGTGGCGAGGGCCCGCTGTGGCCCTCGCTCACAGTTCCAGCGCACAACTCAAAAAACGACGGGCCAGCCACCCGTCGCCCCCAAGTGTCATATAGCGGACACTTTGCCGAAAGGAATCACCAGTGCTCATTGCACAGCGTCCCACCCTTGCTGAGGAGAACATCTCCGAATTCCGTTCACGGTTCGTCATTGAGCCGCTCGAACCTGGTTTCGGTTACACCCTCGGAAACTCCATCCGCCGTACCCTTCTTTCGTCGATCCCCGGAGCAGCTGTCACCAGCATCCGTATCGATGGAGTTCTTCACGAGTTCAGCACCGTCGCCGGTGTTAAAGAAGACGTCACTGAGGTCATCCTCAACATCAAGAACCTCGTTGTTTCCAGCGAGCACGATGAGCCCATCACCGCTTACCTGCGCAAGCAGGGTGCTGGTGAGGTTACGGCCGCTGACATCTCCGCACCTGCCGGTGTAGAGATTCACAACCCCGAGCTCGTCATCGCAACGCTCAATGACAAGGCCAAGTTTGAACTTGAGCTGACCATCGAGCGTGGCCGCGGTTACGTCACTGCAACTCAGAACCGCAGCGAGTTCAGCGAAGCCGGCCAGATTCCGGTCGACTCGATCTACTCGCCCGTACTCAAGGTCACTTACCGCGTCGAGGCAACTCGCGCCGGTGAGCGCACTGACTTTGACCGCCTGGTTGTGGATGTCGAAACTAAGTCAGCAATCACCCCGCGTGATGCCATCGCTTCCGCCGGTCGCACACTGACCGAACTGTTCGGACTCGCTCGCGAGCTCAACACGGCAGCCGAGGGTATCGAGATTGGTCCTGCACCGGTTGACGCCGTGCTCTCGACTGAGCTCAGCATGCCGATCGAAGATCTTGATCTTTCGGTGCGCAGCTACAACTGCCTCAAGCGCGAAGGAATCAACACCGTCAGTGAACTGGTCGCTCTTTCCGAGACCCAGCTCATGAACATCCGTAACTTCGGTCAGAAGTCGGTTGATGAAGTACGCGACAAGCTCGTCGAGATGGGACTGTCGTTGAAAGACAGCGTTCCCGGATTCGACAGCGCGCACTTCTACGGCGGATACGCCGACGACGAGACCAACGCTTGAGCCACTGGCTCGAACCTTTGACACTGGAGAACTAGAAAATGCCTACACCTACTAAGGGCCCGCGTCTCGGCGGTGGACCGGCGCACGAGCGCCACATGCTTG
Coding sequences:
- a CDS encoding PTS sugar transporter subunit IIA, which codes for MSKVLELSQIKAAGTARTKEEAIAEAADILIAAGAVTPEYLDFMKAREEMTSTFMGNFLAIPHGTNEGKDTILSSALSFVRYADPLDWDGNEVRFVVGIAGKDGGHMDTLAGVATIFSDNDEVQKLVDASDEEELLSLLAELNNA
- a CDS encoding mannitol-1-phosphate 5-dehydrogenase; translated protein: MKAVHFGAGNIGRGFVGLILHKAGYEIVFADVAAELIDSLAAADSYQVHEVGAEPRTETVNNFRALNSASNEADVIAEIATADMVTTAVGPNILKFVAPLIAKAIKDRADDLPPLQVLACENALYATNNLRTEVAVAVDAETLAAKAIFANTAVDRIVPAQDSAAGLDVTVEDFFEWAIESAPFGENIPEIADVHFVADLEPYIERKLFTVNTGHATLAYHGRNHGASTLAEAMGITVVANEVDAVLAETSAMLIAKHGFDAADHAAYVATCVRRFSNPHLPDTPERVGRSPLRKLSRNERFISPASELAAAGTTPTALLRAVGAALQFDVPEDPESVRMLELRSSLTAAEFVTQVMGIGEGDALFAAAVETVEAQS
- the infA gene encoding translation initiation factor IF-1, yielding MAKKDGVIEIEGAVVEALPNAMFRVELSNGHVVLAHISGKMRQNYIRILPEDRVVVELSPYDLTRGRITYRYK
- the rpmJ gene encoding 50S ribosomal protein L36, with product MKVAPSVKPMCDHCRVIRRNGRVMIICKANPRHKQRQG
- the rpsM gene encoding 30S ribosomal protein S13; translated protein: MARLAGVDIPRDKRVEVALTYIYGVGRTRALKTLADTQISGEIRVHDLTDDQLIVLRDYIEGNFQVEGDLRREVAADIRRKVEIGSYQGIRHRKGLPVHGQRTKTNARTRKGPKRTVAGKKKAR
- the rpsK gene encoding 30S ribosomal protein S11, producing MAAPKSAARKPRRKEKKNIAVGQAHIKSTFNNTIVTITDPTGAVLAWSSSGVVGFKGSRKSTPYAAQMSAESAARQAQEHGVKKVDVFVKGPGSGRETAIRSLQAAGLEVGSINDVTPQTHNGCRPPKRRRV
- a CDS encoding DNA-directed RNA polymerase subunit alpha, whose product is MLIAQRPTLAEENISEFRSRFVIEPLEPGFGYTLGNSIRRTLLSSIPGAAVTSIRIDGVLHEFSTVAGVKEDVTEVILNIKNLVVSSEHDEPITAYLRKQGAGEVTAADISAPAGVEIHNPELVIATLNDKAKFELELTIERGRGYVTATQNRSEFSEAGQIPVDSIYSPVLKVTYRVEATRAGERTDFDRLVVDVETKSAITPRDAIASAGRTLTELFGLARELNTAAEGIEIGPAPVDAVLSTELSMPIEDLDLSVRSYNCLKREGINTVSELVALSETQLMNIRNFGQKSVDEVRDKLVEMGLSLKDSVPGFDSAHFYGGYADDETNA